In Ooceraea biroi isolate clonal line C1 chromosome 6, Obir_v5.4, whole genome shotgun sequence, the genomic stretch ataatatattagtgATAATAAAAACGCACCGAATCATGCTAcaactttttttctctctctctctctctctctctttcaattaGTTTTGAATTCGGTGAAAGAACTAAGAAGAAGAGCGAACGTGActcgatataattataagaaaaactaaaaaagatCAAAATTTATACCTATGCAGTATAATTCTGATGAATTGTACTATTTACAGAACaagaatttttatgataataaattactttcgttcagagaataaaaaaaacgtaCTCCATGCAATCTGAAACGAGAAGTAACTAGGCAATGAAGAAATGTCTTACAATTCATCGTCTAGTTCAAAGATTGACTgatcgatttaaaaaattcgattataaaaacGAATACTGTCCCATTTGGAATATATCGTGTCGCGGTAAGTCGACACCTCCATTCGTACTTGTCTCGTACGGATACGGTTACGACAATCTAAACATTTCTAATCGCTGCTACGAGATTGTTTTGTTTTTGAGAGGAATCGACTCGACATCCTCCACGGTGAtctcgtttttcttcttctggCTGCTGTTGAACGGGTTGTTCCACTTCTGCAATTCACCGGTGCCAAAAATGGCAAAAGTCAATGCTCCTATGAAATAAGTAACCGCCAGGATCCAGAATATGATAGTCCACTGCGTGTAGGTTTGATTCTTGTACGTGATAGTGCCGACCATAAAGCTGCTGAGGAAACCGCCCATCGAGCTGAAGGTGTTAGCAATACCGAAAATCGTCCCGGAAAAGTTGGGCGCGATGTCGAGACCATTCCCGAGATAACCAGCTGTCACGGCGCCATTTATCGTCAGGGCGATAGTGAATATGGTGACTGATGCCACGCGATCGCAACCATAATATGCTTGGACCACCATGAGAAAACCGGGACTTAGCACAGCTGGAAATTAgcatttcttcattaattaaagaatcttgcaatattcataattataagaaaattaatttattaatgtttaattaattccttttattaggaaaaaatttgtattaatttgtattgatTGTACGGATATGTAAAAAGTTGCGCTTACTATTGCGATAAAGTGAAGTAGATAACAAGTTGCAAAAGCATTGCGAAATATTCTACTCACCGAACGTCGTGAAAATTTTACGGATCGCAGTAACGGATAATTTGTTGGTGCGACGCAGGTAATCAGCCAGAGTAGATGTCACAATTGCGAAGATGTATTTGCCGAGATAAGGCAACGAGGATAGCAGCCCGTTctacgaatatttttattcttgagTATCAGAAAGCAAGAAAGATGATAGTCGCATAAAATGTTTTAGTCAAGTATTATAATTGTACGTACTTCCTTAATATTGAAGTGCAGAATGTACTTCATGTAAGTCGGAAGTTGATTGACGACGGTGAAGTAACCGAAGACGCTGCACGCGTGCGTTACCACGATAGCCCAGACGGCTCCCGAAGTGATAAGTGAACGCCATGGCACTGGCAAATGCTGTGAAATTAACATTTTGAATTAACATTTCAAGTATTGCAATAAACACAAATAAATACAAAGCACTCTTTCAATCGgtagagaaataaatataataaatacataaatacaaattaatcgCAATATATTTAAGAACTGCAAGAAACCTATCTATATTATACACCATTGGGCTCATGCGTTTTTTGATACCTTCTGATTCATATTATTGCTTCTGTGTTCTTagtgtgtaaaattaaaaagcgttaaaattaataaaaataaaaataataataataaaattaattaattaaaaattaattaaaattaattaagagagTAATAAAGGGGAGAAAAGAGATTAGGGCTAAATTACACGCACTCTGCCATTATTACCTTGGTTGTGGCGGTTGCTCCAATCGAATCCTCGATATAGCGGCGCTCTTCAACGCTGATGCGCGGATGCTGCGAGGGCGAGTCGAACACCAGCAAGAACCATGCCACGCTCCATATAATCCCGATCACGCCGGTCACGTAGAAGACGGACTCCCAGCCGAGCGAGGCGATCAGGAAGCCGCATATCGGCATGGTTATCGCGGCGCCGAGCGACGAGGCTGCAAGTAGAACGATGCAACTTATATACACACTTGCGCTTGATGTAGACGCGCGTGCATCCGTTGCCGTAAGTCCGCTGACCATAAAGCCGCGCCATAAGGCCGCGCTTATGCGTTTTGCGTCACTCAAGGCGAGAGACGATTACGGCAGCGACCTTACATGGACTGGTTTCGCGATTGCAGGCTCGGCTGTTTAAACCGTGATCATTTACCCATCATGTTAGAGACGAACTTGCTACGCTCCGTCGGTGGAATCCATCGAGCAGTCATTGGCTGGATGGCAGGCCAGGTGGCACCCTGATTTGCAGGATAAATCGATTTTGTCAGAGAGTGTCAATCATAATTGTATGATCGTTTGCGATTGTGCATAATCATGCGTGAGGACCAACTAGCGAGTGTAATCATATTAATCGTACGTGCACGAAAAGGATGACAGAGAGACGCTCGATAGATCCAGATCAGCCAGAATTTCACGATTTCATTCGTTAGATCATGTGCGGGAAACGGACGCGCGTGTGACATTTATAGTTA encodes the following:
- the LOC105284128 gene encoding putative inorganic phosphate cotransporter isoform X2, whose amino-acid sequence is MVILGFMLNYMLRVNLTIAIVSMVIPSNSSSQHSHSNESALVLDECAARTTMMNDLTLIGDTRTSVVDVAVNRVNKTNNDTAFAPAFPQWFHKEERAQIKYPWNEYQVNLILGSFFWGYICTEIPGGRLAEVIGTRRVFGYSMLVSSFITLLTPLAANFGYTTVVILRVILGFMLGATWPAIQPMTARWIPPTERSKFVSNMMASSLGAAITMPICGFLIASLGWESVFYVTGVIGIIWSVAWFLLVFDSPSQHPRISVEERRYIEDSIGATATTKHLPVPWRSLITSGAVWAIVVTHACSVFGYFTVVNQLPTYMKYILHFNIKENGLLSSLPYLGKYIFAIVTSTLADYLRRTNKLSVTAIRKIFTTFAVLSPGFLMVVQAYYGCDRVASVTIFTIALTINGAVTAGYLGNGLDIAPNFSGTIFGIANTFSSMGGFLSSFMVGTITYKNQTYTQWTIIFWILAVTYFIGALTFAIFGTGELQKWNNPFNSSQKKKNEITVEDVESIPLKNKTIS
- the LOC105284128 gene encoding putative inorganic phosphate cotransporter isoform X1; this translates as MASNRSMLDRLSCRQVLNIMVILGFMLNYMLRVNLTIAIVSMVIPSNSSSQHSHSNESALVLDECAARTTMMNDLTLIGDTRTSVVDVAVNRVNKTNNDTAFAPAFPQWFHKEERAQIKYPWNEYQVNLILGSFFWGYICTEIPGGRLAEVIGTRRVFGYSMLVSSFITLLTPLAANFGYTTVVILRVILGFMLGATWPAIQPMTARWIPPTERSKFVSNMMASSLGAAITMPICGFLIASLGWESVFYVTGVIGIIWSVAWFLLVFDSPSQHPRISVEERRYIEDSIGATATTKHLPVPWRSLITSGAVWAIVVTHACSVFGYFTVVNQLPTYMKYILHFNIKENGLLSSLPYLGKYIFAIVTSTLADYLRRTNKLSVTAIRKIFTTFAVLSPGFLMVVQAYYGCDRVASVTIFTIALTINGAVTAGYLGNGLDIAPNFSGTIFGIANTFSSMGGFLSSFMVGTITYKNQTYTQWTIIFWILAVTYFIGALTFAIFGTGELQKWNNPFNSSQKKKNEITVEDVESIPLKNKTIS